The sequence GGCGATTGCTGCAACCTATCTGCGAGAGATCCGAGGTAGCGGTACGTTCACACGGAGGATTATGCGTTGATATACGATTATAAAGGAGTTACCGCTCATAAGGTCAGGGAGTAGTTAATGGGGGGGTTACCTTGATTCAAGTGGCGTATGTCATATTCTGGTGGCTGGCCCTGTTGGTTATTGGCCTGATCAGCTTCCCCCTGGTCTCAAGGGTATGCGGCAGGTTGCCAGACAGGGGCTATTCCATCTCCAAGCTGGTAGGGCTTCTAATCTTAACATACTTCACCTGGATGCTCTCGAGCCTTCATATAATGCCATTTGGATACGTCAGCATCTGGATATCGTTGTCGCTTCTAGGGGCGCTCTCGCTCTACCTTGGCAGGAAGTATCTGAGAATATCCGACTGGCCCCGGAAACAGATCATAATCGGCGAATCGATCTTCGCCGGTGCCTTTGTCGTATTCTTACTGATCACGATCGGAAATCCAGATATTTATCACTACATGGGTGATTACTACACGAATTTCCACATCTTAAGCTCGATAACAAGGGGCGGTTACTTTCCTCCGATCGATTCCTGGTTTAGCGGCGAGAGCATTTCTTATTATTACTACGGGGGGCATCTGCTGTCGGCTATACTCACCGTTTTCACAAAAACGCCGCCATCAATAGCGTTCAATATAGCGGGGGCAATGTTTTCTGCCCTGGCGGTATGCGCTTCTTACGGCCTGGGTTATAGCATCACTAAAAGGAAATTGTACGGCTTTCTTGCTGCTTTCTTCGTTTGTGTAGTTGGATATATTTCGGGCGCATATCAACTCATGGCTTACGTTTTCCAGACTGATATTATGGGTTACCCTCCCTATGGGTCTCCCAATATCATTGATTGGATGCTCGGGTTCGA is a genomic window of Dehalococcoidia bacterium containing:
- a CDS encoding DUF2298 domain-containing protein; amino-acid sequence: MVIGLISFPLVSRVCGRLPDRGYSISKLVGLLILTYFTWMLSSLHIMPFGYVSIWISLSLLGALSLYLGRKYLRISDWPRKQIIIGESIFAGAFVVFLLITIGNPDIYHYMGDYYTNFHILSSITRGGYFPPIDSWFSGESISYYYYGGHLLSAILTVFTKTPPSIAFNIAGAMFSALAVCASYGLGYSITKRKLYGFLAAFFVCVVGYISGAYQLMAYVFQTDIMGYPPYGSPNIIDWMLGFDFWSAGGSVIEGSWVGYPYYKFVRWDMHSYMMSIPFQLMFITLIFAVFQKSRFRDRIARSDTLVDILILGLCLGFFFMLNTWEYPTYIIFTLLAFVLLRIRPSMKGNLLVPAVIVALSFLLYIPHYISLSVSGYNGVGLVAARTTLAQFFEYCALFLFAVCSLLVILV